A single region of the Marinobacter salinisoli genome encodes:
- a CDS encoding response regulator, producing the protein MLTSFGANNIEAVPHPAAAIQHCMYNAVDVVLCDYLLGNDRNGQHLLEELRHRKLLKRSSLFLMVTAETSKDVVMGARENQPDAYLTKPLNRTMLQKRLAIRASRPPQAAVRWPGDSLFDRSRRHHRLFR; encoded by the coding sequence ATGCTGACGAGCTTTGGCGCCAACAATATCGAAGCCGTACCCCATCCCGCCGCGGCAATTCAACATTGCATGTACAACGCTGTAGATGTGGTGCTGTGTGACTACCTTCTGGGCAACGACAGAAATGGCCAGCACCTTCTCGAAGAGCTCAGGCATCGCAAGCTGCTCAAACGTTCTTCCCTGTTCCTGATGGTCACTGCGGAAACCTCCAAAGATGTGGTCATGGGCGCACGTGAAAACCAGCCCGACGCTTACCTGACCAAACCGCTTAACCGGACCATGTTGCAAAAACGGCTTGCTATCAGAGCATCTCGCCCGCCACAGGCCGCTGTTCGATGGCCTGGCGATTCGCTATTCGATAGAAGCAGAAGACATCACAGGCTTTTTCGATAG
- a CDS encoding sensor histidine kinase, whose protein sequence is MLSEHLARHRPLFDGLAIRYSIEAEDITGFFDRELMTGVLNNIINNAIRYTDRQIRIIARTSDGFLVIAVEDDGKGYPEVMLTEGEASFGAVNFERGSTRLGLYFASAIARLHQQDERQGGIRLSNGGSLGRGVFEIWLP, encoded by the coding sequence TTGCTATCAGAGCATCTCGCCCGCCACAGGCCGCTGTTCGATGGCCTGGCGATTCGCTATTCGATAGAAGCAGAAGACATCACAGGCTTTTTCGATAGGGAGCTGATGACTGGCGTATTGAACAACATTATCAACAACGCCATTCGATACACCGACCGGCAAATTCGAATCATCGCCCGCACATCAGATGGTTTCTTGGTGATTGCTGTTGAAGACGACGGTAAGGGCTACCCGGAAGTGATGCTGACAGAGGGTGAGGCCAGTTTCGGTGCCGTGAATTTTGAGCGCGGCAGTACACGCCTCGGTCTCTACTTCGCCTCAGCCATTGCGAGACTGCACCAGCAGGATGAACGGCAGGGTGGGATTCGTCTGAGCAATGGCGGCAGTCTGGGCCGAGGTGTGTTCGAAATCTGGCTTCCCTGA
- a CDS encoding hybrid sensor histidine kinase/response regulator — MFSPWLLALISIAYISILFVIAWAGDRQPGLYRRRVTRTHIYALSLAVYFTSWTFYGAVGRATQEGLGFLPIYLGPLLVFIFGAPLLRRIIYISKRSNSTSIADFVASRYGKSQLLAAMIAFFALIGSVPYIALQLKAISMGFNVLSDNGTGVQPWDISAWNDSAWYITLALAVFTVLFGTRHLESTEHHRGMIQAVAFESLIKLIAFVAVGLFVGYGLYGGFGDLLQQVREADLGGVLTTDNVAPTAFITQTLVAMLAIICLPRQFHVMVVENTDHRDFTTARWAMPIYLIIASAFVLPIAAAGLLTSGSEQINPDILILQLPIQAGETWLAILAFLGGGSAAAAMVIVCSVAIATMVSNEIIMPALLKFFRPRMNRRADLSFLLLSIRRVAIFVVLLTAYGFYRMAGEDHSLTAFGLLSFAAAAQFGPALVGGILWRRGNYMGAVWGLALGFLMWSYTLLLPALAATGWVSESLINQGVWGLNWTRPTALFGMDMDQVSHGIIWSLGINVVTYITLSLLTRQRVREKIQIASFFHDPEPRNDTPQHQSWQGEILISDLQAITDRFMGEDRSETVFRNYERRNAIRLNPHRPASGHLMKYIERQLASVIGASTARVVLESTLTGRDMQIEDVVSIVDEASQAMTFSRELLQSAIENISLGVSVVNHQQQLVVWNHRYLELFNYPKGFVRVGRPVEDLMRYNLTNANLAARRIDEIIADRCANMRSGKAMSYERQRPDGTVLRIDGSPIPGGGYVTTFQDITPMRRTEQALKETNIYLEQRVKERTQELQVINEQMLKAKSVAEQANQSKTRFLASASHDLLQPLNAARLFSSALAGKTTDGEVRELVEHIDSSLGAAEEIISTLLDISKLDAGALEPDIGVFPVNDMLRHLATDFSAIAKDRGLELKVVPSSAWVRSDAKLLRRVIQNFLSNAIRYTPQGKILLGCRRLKGFIRIDVWDTGPGIPDDQLNHIFEEFRRFQQGRDKKGLGLGLAIVERISGMLNHPVTVRSVQGHGSLFAITVPLATPEKEPNTRTAPLSASRRVANLGGLHVLCIDNDDSILQGMVALLGNWQCEVTAAESLDDALQKLDGRAPEIILADYQLDDNKNGLDAMDSIRDSFSPDIPGILITGYMAPDVRDDANQRGFHVLYKPVKPAALRALVNKLLKQKP, encoded by the coding sequence ATGTTTAGCCCCTGGCTGCTGGCACTGATTTCCATTGCCTACATCTCAATTCTCTTTGTCATCGCCTGGGCCGGCGACAGACAGCCGGGGCTGTACCGCCGCAGGGTCACGCGAACCCACATCTATGCATTATCACTGGCGGTCTACTTCACCTCCTGGACCTTCTATGGTGCAGTTGGCCGGGCCACCCAGGAGGGGCTGGGATTCCTGCCCATTTATCTTGGGCCCCTGCTGGTCTTCATCTTTGGGGCCCCCCTGCTTCGCCGCATCATCTACATCAGCAAACGAAGCAACAGCACGTCCATAGCCGATTTCGTGGCTTCCCGATACGGCAAGTCCCAGCTATTGGCGGCCATGATTGCTTTCTTCGCCCTGATTGGCAGCGTCCCGTATATTGCCCTGCAGCTCAAAGCCATCTCTATGGGCTTCAACGTGCTGTCGGATAACGGAACCGGGGTGCAGCCCTGGGACATCTCGGCCTGGAACGATTCGGCCTGGTACATCACCCTCGCGCTGGCAGTATTCACGGTGCTTTTCGGTACCCGTCATCTGGAATCGACCGAGCATCACCGCGGCATGATTCAGGCTGTCGCCTTCGAATCCCTGATCAAGCTTATTGCTTTCGTCGCGGTCGGGCTGTTTGTCGGTTACGGGCTCTATGGCGGTTTCGGGGATCTGCTTCAGCAAGTCCGAGAGGCGGACCTCGGTGGCGTGCTGACCACTGACAACGTGGCCCCCACAGCCTTTATTACCCAGACCCTTGTCGCCATGCTGGCGATCATCTGTTTGCCACGACAGTTTCACGTCATGGTGGTTGAAAACACCGACCACCGGGACTTCACTACCGCCCGCTGGGCGATGCCGATTTACCTGATCATCGCCAGCGCGTTCGTCCTGCCAATCGCCGCTGCAGGGCTGCTGACCTCCGGTAGCGAACAAATCAATCCGGATATCCTGATCCTCCAACTGCCTATTCAGGCCGGAGAAACCTGGCTGGCGATTCTCGCGTTCCTGGGCGGCGGTTCAGCGGCGGCCGCCATGGTTATCGTATGTTCGGTGGCGATTGCCACCATGGTGAGTAACGAAATCATCATGCCCGCGCTGCTGAAGTTTTTCCGGCCGCGCATGAACCGTCGTGCAGATCTCAGTTTCCTGCTGCTCAGCATCCGGCGTGTCGCCATATTTGTGGTGCTGCTCACAGCGTATGGTTTTTACCGCATGGCCGGGGAAGACCACAGCCTGACCGCATTCGGGCTTCTTTCCTTCGCCGCAGCGGCCCAGTTTGGGCCGGCACTGGTGGGTGGCATCCTGTGGCGCCGGGGCAACTACATGGGCGCGGTCTGGGGCCTCGCACTCGGCTTCCTGATGTGGAGCTATACCCTGCTTCTGCCCGCGCTGGCGGCCACCGGCTGGGTATCGGAAAGCCTGATCAACCAGGGCGTGTGGGGGCTCAACTGGACCCGCCCCACCGCCCTTTTTGGCATGGACATGGACCAGGTCAGCCACGGCATTATCTGGAGTCTGGGCATCAATGTCGTCACCTACATCACCCTGTCCTTACTGACCCGACAACGGGTTCGGGAAAAGATCCAGATTGCGTCCTTCTTTCACGATCCCGAGCCACGCAACGACACCCCCCAGCACCAGAGCTGGCAGGGCGAAATCCTGATTTCCGACCTGCAGGCGATAACAGACCGCTTCATGGGTGAGGACCGCTCAGAAACGGTTTTCCGCAACTACGAGCGACGCAACGCGATCCGACTGAACCCCCACCGTCCGGCATCCGGCCACCTGATGAAGTACATTGAGCGCCAGTTAGCCTCGGTGATCGGCGCATCTACCGCACGGGTGGTTCTGGAATCCACACTGACCGGCCGCGACATGCAGATCGAGGACGTCGTCAGCATCGTCGATGAAGCCTCCCAGGCCATGACGTTCAGTCGGGAGCTACTGCAATCGGCTATCGAAAACATCAGCCTTGGCGTGTCAGTGGTCAACCACCAGCAACAACTGGTGGTTTGGAATCACCGCTATCTGGAGCTCTTTAATTACCCGAAAGGGTTTGTGCGCGTGGGCCGGCCGGTGGAAGACCTGATGCGCTATAACCTGACCAACGCCAATTTGGCGGCGCGCCGGATTGATGAAATCATTGCCGATCGCTGCGCCAACATGCGCAGTGGCAAAGCCATGTCCTACGAACGCCAGCGCCCAGACGGGACCGTGTTGCGGATCGATGGCAGCCCCATTCCCGGCGGCGGCTACGTCACCACCTTCCAGGACATCACGCCGATGCGACGCACCGAGCAGGCCCTGAAAGAAACCAATATCTATCTTGAACAACGGGTAAAGGAGCGAACCCAGGAACTGCAAGTCATAAACGAGCAGATGCTCAAGGCGAAGTCAGTAGCGGAACAAGCCAACCAGAGCAAAACCCGTTTCCTGGCCTCGGCCAGCCACGACCTTCTGCAACCGCTCAATGCCGCACGCCTGTTCTCGTCGGCCCTGGCCGGTAAAACGACAGACGGCGAAGTGAGAGAGCTGGTGGAGCACATTGACAGCTCGCTGGGCGCAGCCGAGGAAATCATCAGTACCCTGCTCGATATTTCCAAGCTCGACGCCGGCGCACTGGAACCGGATATCGGCGTTTTCCCGGTTAACGACATGCTGCGCCACCTGGCAACGGACTTCTCGGCCATTGCCAAGGACCGCGGCCTGGAACTGAAGGTCGTGCCCTCCAGTGCCTGGGTTCGCTCCGATGCGAAACTGCTGCGCCGCGTGATCCAGAATTTCCTGTCCAACGCGATCCGCTACACCCCGCAAGGCAAGATTCTGCTAGGTTGTCGCCGGCTGAAAGGCTTTATCCGCATCGATGTCTGGGATACCGGCCCGGGGATACCGGACGACCAGCTCAACCACATCTTCGAAGAATTCCGCAGGTTCCAGCAAGGGCGGGATAAAAAAGGGCTCGGGCTGGGCCTCGCCATCGTCGAACGTATCAGCGGGATGCTCAACCACCCGGTTACCGTCCGCTCGGTGCAGGGCCATGGCAGCCTGTTCGCCATTACCGTCCCACTTGCCACGCCCGAGAAAGAGCCGAACACCAGAACCGCGCCCTTATCTGCTTCGCGCCGTGTCGCCAACCTTGGGGGCTTGCACGTGCTCTGTATCGATAACGACGACTCGATTCTTCAGGGCATGGTAGCTCTGCTCGGCAACTGGCAATGCGAGGTCACCGCTGCCGAGAGCCTCGACGATGCTCTTCAGAAGCTTGATGGCCGGGCGCCCGAAATTATCCTCGCTGACTATCAGTTAGACGACAACAAGAACGGTCTGGACGCGATGGACAGTATCCGAGACAGTTTTTCCCCGGACATACCGGGCATACTGATTACCGGCTACATGGCACCGGACGTGCGTGACGATGCCAATCAACGGGGCTTCCATGTGCTCTACAAGCCTGTGAAGCCGGCGGCACTTCGGGCCCTGGTTAACAAGTTACTGAAACAGAAGCCTTAA